One part of the Xiphophorus hellerii strain 12219 chromosome 17, Xiphophorus_hellerii-4.1, whole genome shotgun sequence genome encodes these proteins:
- the LOC116736524 gene encoding tetraspanin-7-like, whose protein sequence is MSSALPYDSLSARPSPSRRALDWEREQLAVRRLSSPLGVNLLTPPPLPRRPSAIPGYLLPPYQDQEEQLHQQHQRLSLSVCSEASLAPPAPPPVGAAPPCCRPVGVMHLLRLGLLAFSCLFWAAGLAIFTLGVWAQISLADYMTLSANRYPNAPLILLSTGAAVTAWGFLGCLGVAANLPCVLRAYGFFQLATLVAGLAAGLSGLFYREDIAGGFRSGLHRAVAGYTEDEGRADALDSLQRALECCGAEGWRDWLNSDWAIQHMTFLPAENGTSVSLPDSCCVRRKGCRNRPLLSDDNDGVAAAGIHPHGCFRKVFSLVNDNVFHIAATVLGLAFTQIGGIALACLLANKLTPRQHGRVVAH, encoded by the coding sequence ATGAGCTCCGCACTCCCTTACGACTCGCTGTCGGCCCGGCCGAGTCCCAGCAGACGGGCTTTGGATTGGGAGCGGGAGCAGCTAGCGGTCAGAAGACTTTCCTCCCCGCTTGGTGTGAACCTGctcactcctcctcctcttcctcggcGACCTTCGGCCATCCCAGGCTACCTGCTGCCTCCCTACCAAGACCAAGAGGAGCAGCTTCACCAGCAGCACCAGCGTCTGTCCTTGTCCGTTTGCTCCGAAGCCTCGCTGGCGCCTCCCGCCCCCCCTCCGGTGGGTGCTGCCCCACCTTGCTGTCGCCCAGTGGGAGTCATGCACCTCCTCCGTCTGGGTCTCCTGGCTTTCAGCTGCCTCTTCTGGGCAGCAGGGTTGGCCATCTTTACCCTTGGTGTTTGGGCTCAGATCTCCTTGGCAGACTACATGACCCTGTCAGCCAATCGGTACCCCAACGCCCCTCTTATCCTTCTCTCTACCGGGGCAGCTGTTACTGCTTGGGGGTTCCTCGGTTGCCTTGGGGTGGCTGCAAACCTGCCCTGTGTCCTGAGGGCCTATGGGTTCTTCCAACTTGCTACTCTAGTCGCCGGTTTGGCCGCTGGTCTTTCTGGGCTCTTCTACCGTGAAGACATCGCCGGAGGATTTCGCAGTGGCTTGCATCGAGCCGTGGCAGGCTACACGGAGGATGAAGGCCGTGCCGACGCTCTAGATAGTCTGCAGAGAGCTTTGGAGTGCTGCGGTGCTGAGGGTTGGCGCGACTGGCTGAATTCGGACTGGGCCATCCAGCACATGACTTTCCTTCCCGCTGAGAATGGCACCTCGGTCTCCCTTCCCGACAGCTGCTGCGTGAGGCGGAAGGGTTGCAGGAATCGGCCGCTCCTGTCGGATGACAATGACGGAGTGGCGGCTGCAGGAATCCATCCACATGGCTGCTTCCGGAAAGTCTTCAGCTTGGTCAACGACAACGTCTTCCATATTGCTGCCACTGTTTTAGGGTTGGCCTTCACACAGATCGGGGGCATTGCCCTGGCTTGTCTTCTGGCCAACAAACTGACACCCAGACAGCACGGACGTGTCGTGGCACACTAA